The Coffea arabica cultivar ET-39 chromosome 2c, Coffea Arabica ET-39 HiFi, whole genome shotgun sequence genome includes the window GGAGCCTCGTTTGCCGGAGATGCTAAGTTTGACAACGGGGTGAGCCACTTGTGTACCACcaattttgttgtgttttaTAGCTTTTTGTAGCTGGTAAACTACCATAATTCTGGCCATCTCTGGTTAGATCGTTTCTTtactttcgttttttttttttctcggaaGCTTGTTGAACTAATGTAGATTAGTTTTGGCATTGCTCAAGGACCATGTGTTATTTAATTCCGTGGACCGCAATTTAAAAGCCATCTCAGTTGTCAGCCTTTTCACGATGAACTTTACTGATTTTGTTGTATTTCTTGCATGGCTCCCCCAATGCAAttgggatcctcggtgacatgttttctgTGCCAATTCAATGCCACCTATAATATTGCGCCAagtgtcctgttattatttacacttgtgttaaaccaaaccaagttgaattattagaaaattaaaatgtaaataataacaggacacttggcgcaatactataggtggcattggattggcacagaaaacatgtcaccgaggatcccaagtgcCCCCAATGCCGGTgagttttattctatttaacaAGCATTGAGTGTGTTTTTGGATAcgagattatttgggataatttttttaaaaaatatcataaTATTTTTTGGATGTTAAAAAAGtagttaaaaatatatttataacaCAAGCAGTTAAATTATTCGTGTGAATAATTTGCTCGCCAAACACCCTCATTGTTGCCCTTTTCGGATGGTTGCCAGGTTCGTATAAGTTATACTAGCACTGTTTTAGAGAAATAACAGTATGCGAACCATACATACATCCTCGGACTACCCTTTTAGAGAAGTAAGGAACCGTATTTGCGATACCCCCATCATTTTAATGCCTAATTCTGTAATTTTATCGGAATTCATGCGCCATGTTTCCGTCAATTTTTAAGGTTATAAGTAACTTGCACAGAAAACATAGGGCACTACATTGTGGCGATGTATTATCATTCTATTTCCGGCCAATATTCTAATGGATTTTTTTATGGCTTTAGTGCGTCTACAATTGATTAGGAGGTTGTTGCTTGAGAGGGTGTCTTGAGACCAACAAATTGTGTAATTATCTCGTCCTTCGTTTAAAGTCAATTTTTTACTTGAAATGAACAACAGACATCATTGCTTTATTTTAGAGGGCAAAGAATTTGGCGGGCGATTATTCAGGATCTTCTCCCAAAAGGATTGGGCCAGGCAAGAAAGGTAATTAGTCACCTTGTTCATTTATCAGGTCATATCGTCTGCTTTATTGAGAACTGAATAAAGCAATTCTTTGACATGAGATTGACTACTGGTATTTTGGACCCACCATTTTTTTACAATGGTCACGATGGATAGACATGAGGATTTAAACAATCGTCTGGAGATTCGGTGTTCTCCAGACGCATTATGGTATTAGATTTTGTGAACTGGGATTTTATCTTAAATACggtttatttgtaattttttttttttttggcttctaCTGCCGAAATTTTGTCCAGGCACTGTTATCTGGTTGCTCTGCTGGAGGTTTGGCGTCGTTTCTGCATTGTGATAACTTAACAAATTATCTGCCAAAGAACACCAGCGTTAAATGCTTAAGTGATGCTGGATTTTTCTTGGACGAGTAAACTCTTCTCTTTTAAtttaggggtattttagtctccCCCATCCTTGTCAACCTATTACAGACGCTGCCTTTTCTTGCAGGAGAGACATCAGTTTGAACCACTCTATGAGGTCTTTCTACGAAAGCTTGATCTCTTTACATGTAAGTTTCTCGAGTCTGAGGAACTAGCGTGTAGCTTTCTTACTCATTGTGCTGTAGTGCAGCACCATGTTTTTACTAAAACATTCATTTGATTTCTTAGTGGGAAAGCAGCGAAGTACATCATATACAGTGCTCCTATATGTTGCGTGGTTTGTGTTTTACGCGGACTTCTATTATAATGATGTTAATATGCTTTCTTTTCAGGGTGTAGAACAGAATTTGGACAAAAGTTGCACAGGCTTTCGTTACTATCCAGCACAGGTGTGATCTCCAAACTGCTTTTTGGTTTTGGAAAAAGGATAACTTTGAAGCACTTAGCTAAGCACATAATATCTCTTTTGCAGTGCTTCTTCCCACAGTATGCATTAAAATACATCAGAACACCATTTTTTGTCCTAAATTCAGCCTATGATGTATACCAAGTAAGATCATCTTATGCATTCGTCTGTGCTTTCATTGTAGAACAACAGGAGTGAGATCATTGCCTGTACATTTTTTAGTCATGGTGGTAACTGTAAGATTGTTGGTTGTTCCAGTTTCATCACATATTGGTGCCACCTTCTGCTGATCCCAAGGGACATTGGTACCACTGCAAGCTGAACCCAGCAGCATGCAATGCAGCCCAAATAAGAATTTTGCAAGGTTCTGTTTCATCTGCAAATTCTTTCAGAAAGTAATCGCTTTTGGCTTCTGTTGTCCGATGCATCTTAGCTCACATTAAGTCTGGACAAATTAATTTGCTGTTCAATAGCAGTTTAGATTCCATTGATCAATAATTACAATTAGTACGGCTTCTTCAGCCTTTTGTGTCATCCTTTATATTGACCAGACTGCTTGACCATCTCTTAGGATTCAGAAAAGATATGCTTTTGGCATTGAGTTTCTTCTACCGGCATTCCAGAAGAGGAGGGATGTTCATAAATTCTTGCTTTGCTCATTGTCAAAGCGAGTCGCAAGAAACATGGTTTGCTGCTGATTCTCCAAGAGTAAACAATAAGGTATGCTATCTGCTTTCTCCGCTACTTtggctccttttttttttttttttttttaattagactCTTAAATTTTTCCTGAAGCCATCTAGTAGGTATTGGGCAGTTGCTAACTTACCATTCGACCACTTAACGCGAGGATCATAGGAGGTCCCTTTATCAATAGGAGCTCTTAGTTTCTTTTTTCCGTGAGTTGTCGGTCCTGAGTTAACATTAGCTTTTGCCCTATAACCTCGTTTTCCAGTCCAGGTCAACCAAGTCATACCACAGGTTTAGTCCTCCCTCTCTGTCTCTGCGTGAGTCTATCAGCAGACGCCTGAAACATACATTCCAAAATTCTAACTGGACAGTTTCTTCCAGACCATAGCGGAGGCAGTGGGAGACTGGTACTTTGGAAGAAGGGTCAGCAAGGAAATTGATTGTGCATATAATTGCGACCATACTTGCGCGAACTTGATCGGATAATCCATAGGCATCTGGCCACTCAAGCTCATCATGATGCATTAATAACAGATGATGCAAAGGGATTCGCCGAATTCTGGCTGAACATTTCACAGCCTCGATTGGTCAAGAAAATGGTTCAAACTCCAAAGGATCTTTTCGAGGTTCCGAATTACTTTCACAAGTCCACAGGGTATTAGCCATTTTAATTAGAACTGTTTTATACATTCTTTTTATTACTACTAGATAGATATAGGAACACGTTATTGTTCCTTCAAAAATAGAAATTGATGCGGAGGCTCTGCAAtctttgtaaaaaatatatatatataaaataaaatattattgcCATGTCAAACTTGTACATGATGATACGTCAGGTCAGTTGTGAATGAAGACTCgtattttagaaatagtttccTTGTCAGATGATTCACTGaactaaaacaaaattgaacaaTCTGCAGTTTTTCACCTGGCTATTTTATGTTTTCTATCCACTCTCCATCCATGCGGTCTGCAGTGAGTCCTATCATTCTATGTATATATCGATTCTGGCGCAATAAAATAAAGCAATATAGTCGTACCAATAAAACAAAATACTTAACGTAAAGGAGTGCATGAAAAAATGAAGTTTAGGTTAGGGATGGCAATGAGACGGGTTGGAAGCCGGGGATTCCTTCCCCGTCCCTCCACCCGGTTGCCAAAAAACTCCCCTTCCCCTGTCTCCCACCTCTGTTCCTTCCATCCCTTGCCCCGTTTTCTCTGTGGgtgataatttaattttttttagaaacttcTATTCAATAGATCAAAACTATAttcaaagaataaaataaaatacgaaaatgaaaaatgaaacaagaaaagttttgaaataaaacaccaaaaaaattaagaaactcAATTGGATTGTATAGATAATATTTGGGAATACTCATAAAACGCGTAACATGTTTGTGCTAAATACTTTTGTAGGAGGGCAGGCACTCGTTCCGTTATCATCTCTAGTTCGAGTCAACGAAAGCGTTCTGTTAAGTTTTAACACCGTGTTCGATTCTCAAGTTTTGAGTTTACAAATGAGTTTTGAAGTTTctcaaatcaaatatattttggtATTTGATGGTCACTACTCACTATCAAACCTATATTGATAAATTATTCGTTTTGGTTTGCCGATTACTAATCCATTTCTTTTTTCccacttgggatcctcggtgacatgttttctatgccaacTCAATGCCACCAATAGAATTGCAccaagtgtcttgttattatttatacttgtgttaaaccaagccaagttgaattattaaaaaattaaagtgtaaataataacaagacacttggCACAACATTATTGGTGACATTGAATtaacatagaaaacatgtcaccgaggatcccaagtgcTTTTTTCCTATGTTACATTCATGCTTTTATTGACCTACAAGATGGAACAAATGAGACCCACTTAAGCGAATACAGGCAGCTCTTTTGTCCCAATCCTTCCataacttttctttatttttcgtTGCCTTTGATTAAAGAAATAAGAATGCTACTCCATTGGGAGATATTCCCCAATAATTTGCTATTAGTTGTATCGCACTTCAATTTAACGGAAATGTACCATTGCAGTTACTCGGTTGCATGCGAAGTTACCAATCTATACAAACTCTTGGGCAtaaagatttttctttcttattttctgacacaattaaaaaaatatagaagTTATTTAAGAGTTAAATTCAACAAGGTTCTAtacttatatattatattatgtaccCTCCTTAAAAATTGAagcattttattcttttttagtCAAAATAGAAATTTTAAGTTTACGGaatgacaaaaaaaagggaataatCAAAGAATCGAATTAAAAGTCTCATATTACTTGATTAATTTCTCTAGAGAGCCATACTGACCAAGGCCTATTTATTCACTAGTCAAAGGCTGAAGAATAAATTACTGGAATCGATCCAATGACCAAACTCTTAGAGTGGACTAGGGTAAGGTGTAGTCATTCAATGGTGAAACGTTGAAGATtaaggctttgtttggattgtgactTTTTACATAATAATATTTATgtttgggttaattacattttatccccttaaaaaaTACCCCATTTCTTAGTTTACCCCCTAATCTTTAATTTTGCTTACTTAATTctctttaggacaaaattgcccttgcattattttgacttttcatttaccttgttttcctttcttttatttctttttctctttcttctttatttaatttttcctctttctcacaaaaattttcaccttaatgattgaaattaaaaaagaggaattgcagagatctatcttctttttaaatgattaaaaaaatattcaaattacttccctaaaatacaattttttttagcctttcaattcttttaattttgggttttcctctttcctttctaatttctcattttattctcaagaaaatatcataagatgaaattgtttttctttcttttatttatttttctctttcttctctctttcatcattcccaatagaaattccatttcaacgaaaatttttgttttgagttacaaatgccacgtgtcacaaatttcaattgatgattattaatcaagtcacaatttcatcttaagatattttcgtggaaataaaatgagaaactagaaaggaaagaggaaaacccaaaattaaaagaactgaaagcctaaaaaaattgtattttagaaaagtgatttgaatatttttttaatcatttaaagaGAAGATAGATatctgcaattcctcttttttaatttcaattattaaggtgaaatttttgtgggaaaaaaggaagaattaaataaaaaagaaagagaaatgaaaagtcaaaataatgcaagggcaattttgtcctaaagggggttaagcgaacaaaattaaagattagggggtaaactgagaaatgaggTATtttttaaagggaaaaaaatgtgattaaccctttaTGTTTTTTATGAATATATTTTACAATCACTTTTTTTACTTCACATGAATCAAATAAGTACAgtataattttagaaaaatttaaaaatagcaatccacaTGGGATCTAAATCACTGGGAtctagggttgcaaacgaacCGAGTCGAGTTGAGATTTGggttaatcgagccgagtctcgactaaattttaccaagctcgaattcgagttcgagcttgacgagccggcaatttaaagctcgagctcgaaaaaaaataaaataattaaggataaataaataattttttcttaataaataataaaatattaaggatatatatgtaattttactattaaaataagaaaataaaaaaatatatatacttaaaataaaaaaaatatacttaaaataaaaacataaaaaatattatatatatatatatatatatatatatatatacttgaacTCGCGAGTCTAACGAATTTAACATTTTAAACTCGAGTTCGATCTCGATTTCGACTCGAGTCAGCTTGAGCTCGACTTGaacggctcgattcgtttggaGTCCTACTGGGATCAACCCAGCTTTTAGAGTGCACTATGTGTTATTATTAGGAACGAGAAGAACGTGAGAAAAGATCagagaatttaaaaaaaaaaataaaacaaaacaaacaagaggagGAGGAATAGTCATAACTCACGTGGGCCACGGAGGGTACCCGAGATTTCGTCATCCATGCAAAATTGCAACGggcaaaagaatgaaaattaTTTCAAAGAATCAAGTGAAGCGACGACGTCCCCTCCTGCGCAAGCGCACCTCGAGTAAACTATCCCTTGGATTCCGGCGGTTTGCGCTCTTCTCTTCAGTGCCACTGCCGGAATCCTCCACCCGGTTAGCTACATTTACTAAAACACCCCCTCGAGAAAAGCAAATATAGTAAAAATTTAGTCCAATTAAGTAGTAATAAAAAAATCATGCAAAGTCCGCTTCTCAAAGCGGCGAGTTTTACTAAGCTCCAATTATTTCCTCCTTATTATTACTACTATCCGTCCATCATCATTCCCCCCAAAAAGCAAAGCATAAGTAGGGAGAGAAACTCTGGTGAGAAGAATCATAGCAGCACTAAGTTCCGCACCGGTACCGGAATTAGGGCAATGCCTTGTGGTTCTTCTGTCAACTCCCGTGAAAACAATGGCTCTTTCCGTAACGTCAGGTTGAACGAGTCCACTTTCTTAGCCTCCCTCATGCCTAAAAAAGAGATTGCCGCCGATCGCTTCATCGAAGCTCACCCTAACTTCGACGGCCGTGGCGTTGTCATTGCTATTTTCGGTATCTATAAATTTCTACAAGTTCATATATAAGGAGAACATCCAGCTGCTAGTACTGCTTAACAAATAGTTTGATATTGATTTAAAGTAACTCACACTGTATAATCAGCATGTTGTTTACTTCTATTCGCGATTATAGACATGCACGAGAGTGAAATTTGAATCTTTTGCTAAATTCTTTTTGGCTGATTGACTTTGAAGATTCCGGAGTTGATCCGGCTGCGGATGGACTACAAGTGACGTCGGATGGGAAACCCAAAATTCTTGATGTTCTCGATTGGTAA containing:
- the LOC113725018 gene encoding pectin acetylesterase 9-like isoform X4 produces the protein MNQNMPTQLVIGCFIALSCAPWWVYSQNGDNRTLVNMTLVRNASVLGAYCLDGSLPAYHLDRGFGAGARNWLLQFEGGGWCNDIPSCLERAKTHRGSTRFMNKLEVFSGILSNNASLNPDFYNWNRVKLRYCDGASFAGDAKFDNGTSLLYFRGQRIWRAIIQDLLPKGLGQARKALLSGCSAGGLASFLHCDNLTNYLPKNTSVKCLSDAGFFLDERDISLNHSMRSFYESLISLHGVEQNLDKSCTGFRYYPAQCFFPQYALKYIRTPFFVLNSAYDVYQFHHILVPPSADPKGHWYHCKLNPAACNAAQIRILQGFRKDMLLALSFFYRHSRRGGMFINSCFAHCQSESQETWFAADSPRVNNKSRSTKSYHRP
- the LOC113725018 gene encoding pectin acetylesterase 9-like isoform X1; translated protein: MNQNMPTQLVIGCFIALSCAPWWVYSQNGDNRTLVNMTLVRNASVLGAYCLDGSLPAYHLDRGFGAGARNWLLQFEGGGWCNDIPSCLERAKTHRGSTRFMNKLEVFSGILSNNASLNPDFYNWNRVKLRYCDGASFAGDAKFDNGTSLLYFRGQRIWRAIIQDLLPKGLGQARKALLSGCSAGGLASFLHCDNLTNYLPKNTSVKCLSDAGFFLDERDISLNHSMRSFYESLISLHGVEQNLDKSCTGFRYYPAQCFFPQYALKYIRTPFFVLNSAYDVYQFHHILVPPSADPKGHWYHCKLNPAACNAAQIRILQGFRKDMLLALSFFYRHSRRGGMFINSCFAHCQSESQETWFAADSPRVNNKSRSTKSYHRFSPPSLSLRESISRRLKHTFQNSNWTVSSRP
- the LOC113725018 gene encoding pectin acetylesterase 9-like isoform X2; this translates as MNQNMPTQLVIGCFIALSCAPWWVYSQNGDNRTLVNMTLVRNASVLGAYCLDGSLPAYHLDRGFGAGARNWLLQFEGGGWCNDIPSCLERAKTHRGSTRFMNKLEVFSGILSNNASLNPDFYNWNRVKLRYCDGASFAGDAKFDNGTSLLYFRGQRIWRAIIQDLLPKGLGQARKALLSGCSAGGLASFLHCDNLTNYLPKNTSVKCLSDAGFFLDERDISLNHSMRSFYESLISLHGVEQNLDKSCTGFRYYPAQCFFPQYALKYIRTPFFVLNSAYDVYQFHHILVPPSADPKGHWYHCKLNPAACNAAQIRILQGFRKDMLLALSFFYRHSRRGGMFINSCFAHCQSESQETWFAADSPRVNNKTIAEAVGDWYFGRRVSKEIDCAYNCDHTCANLIG
- the LOC113725018 gene encoding pectin acetylesterase 9-like isoform X3 produces the protein MNQNMPTQLVIGCFIALSCAPWWVYSQNGDNRTLVNMTLVRNASVLGAYCLDGSLPAYHLDRGFGAGARNWLLQFEGGGWCNDIPSCLERAKTHRGSTRFMNKLEVFSGILSNNASLNPDFYNWNRVKLRYCDGASFAGDAKFDNGTSLLYFRGQRIWRAIIQDLLPKGLGQARKALLSGCSAGGLASFLHCDNLTNYLPKNTSVKCLSDAGFFLDERDISLNHSMRSFYESLISLHGVEQNLDKSCTGFRYYPAQCFFPQYALKYIRTPFFVLNSAYDVYQFHHILVPPSADPKGHWYHCKLNPAACNAAQIRILQGFRKDMLLALSFFYRHSRRGGMFINSCFAHCQSESQETWFAADSPRVNNKPSSRYWAVANLPFDHLTRGS
- the LOC113725018 gene encoding pectin acetylesterase 9-like isoform X5; protein product: MNQNMPTQLVIGCFIALSCAPWWVYSQNGDNRTLVNMTLVRNASVLGAYCLDGSLPAYHLDRGFGAGARNWLLQFEGGGWCNDIPSCLERAKTHRGSTRFMNKLEVFSGILSNNASLNPDFYNWNRVKLRYCDGASFAGDAKFDNGTSLLYFRGQRIWRAIIQDLLPKGLGQARKALLSGCSAGGLASFLHCDNLTNYLPKNTSVKCLSDAGFFLDERDISLNHSMRSFYESLISLHGVEQNLDKSCTGFRYYPAQCFFPQYALKYIRTPFFVLNSAYDVYQFHHILVPPSADPKGHWYHCKLNPAACNAAQIRILQGSVSSANSFRKIQKRYAFGIEFLLPAFQKRRDVHKFLLCSLSKRVARNMVCC